Part of the Rhodococcus sp. OK302 genome is shown below.
ACCGACGCGCCCTCTTGCGCCAACCTGATGCAGTGCGCACGACCCATTCCGCCGGCCGCGCCCGTCACCAGTACGCGCTGACCCTCGAGTCGCCTCATGCTCGAACCACGCTGGCTGTCTCGAAGCCTCGATATCCGGCCGACGCGACTTCCGCACAGATATCGCTGTAAACACCGAATCCACCGATGAAGGGCATGAAGATCCTGGTTTTTCCGGGAATGTTGGCGCCCATGTACCAAGAGTTGGCCGAAGGAAACAGAGTTGCCGACGCTCGGCGCGAGCATTCTTCGAGCCAACCTTCGACTGCCTCGGCGCTGGGTTCGATTGTGGTCAGTTCGTTTGCGTCGAGGTAGGCAATTGCGTCCGCAATCCAGTCCACGTGCTGCTCCGCCGCCAGAATCATGTTCGTCAGAACACTGGGGCTTCCCGGCCCGGTCACGATGAAGAGATTCGGAAAACCGTTGATCCCCAGCCCGAGATAGGTTCGCGGTCCGGCATTCCAGTTCTCCCGCAAGGCTTCTGCGCCGCGTCCGCGAATGTCGATGCGATCGAGCGCGCCGGTCATGGCGTCGAACCCCGTGGCAAATACCAGAGCGTCAAGCTCGTAATGGGCATCGGCGGTTCTGATTCCGGTGGCGTCGATCTCCTCGATCGGTGCCTTCTTCAGGTTCACCAGGCTGACGTTGTCGCGGTTGTAACTTTGGTAGTAGTTCGTGTCCGTGACGATCCGCTTGGTTCCGATGGGGTGGTCGTTCGGGATCAGGAGATCTGCGACGGACTGATCCTCCACTACCGAACGGATCTTCACCTCGGCGAACTGACGTGCCGTTTCGTTGGCTTCAAGACGGCTGGTCTGGTCGGCAAAGGTCTTCGCGAAGAGAACTCCGCCGAGCTTCCACCGTTCCTCGTATGCCGCCGTCCTTTCGGCTTCCGATACCTCCAAAGCGCTTCGCGGGTCGGAGACGAACGGTGAACCGCCGCCGCTGCGTTTGCTGAGCGCACGACGCTCGGCGTAGCCCGCCTTGATCTCGACGCGCCGAGCGTCATCGAGCGGCGTATTTCCAGCAGGCACACTGTAATTCGCTGATCGCTGGAATACGTACAGTTGCTCGGCCTGCTCCGCGATCAGCGGTACCGACTGAATTCCCGAAGATCCGGTTCCGATGACGCCCACTCGTTTTCCGGTGAAGTCGACGCCCTCGTGCGGCCAGAAGCCGGTATGAAAGACCTCGCCGGTAAAGGATTCACGTCCTTCGATATTCGGGATATTCGCTGTCGACAGACTGCCCGTGGCGCACACCACAAATCGCGCGGTGACGTCGTGGCCCCAGTCGGTACGTACGCGCCAGCGCGCCGACTCCTCGTCGAAATGTGCACTCTCCACCCGAGTATCGAAGGTGAATCCGCTCCGCAGATCGAATCGTTCCGCTACGTGATCCAGGTAAGCGAGAATCTCCGGCTGCGCGGCGTACTTCTCACTCCAATCCCAATGCTGTTGTAGCTCTTCGGAAAAGGAGTAGGAGTAGTCGAAACTCTCGACGTCGCAACGGGCGCCCGGATAACGATTGAAGTACCAGGTTCCACCGACGCCGGATCCGGCTTCGAAGCCGTGGACGCTCAACCCTTGTGCACGGA
Proteins encoded:
- a CDS encoding flavin-containing monooxygenase — translated: MTDPDFSTAPLDVVVIGAGVAGLYAMHRLRAQGLSVHGFEAGSGVGGTWYFNRYPGARCDVESFDYSYSFSEELQQHWDWSEKYAAQPEILAYLDHVAERFDLRSGFTFDTRVESAHFDEESARWRVRTDWGHDVTARFVVCATGSLSTANIPNIEGRESFTGEVFHTGFWPHEGVDFTGKRVGVIGTGSSGIQSVPLIAEQAEQLYVFQRSANYSVPAGNTPLDDARRVEIKAGYAERRALSKRSGGGSPFVSDPRSALEVSEAERTAAYEERWKLGGVLFAKTFADQTSRLEANETARQFAEVKIRSVVEDQSVADLLIPNDHPIGTKRIVTDTNYYQSYNRDNVSLVNLKKAPIEEIDATGIRTADAHYELDALVFATGFDAMTGALDRIDIRGRGAEALRENWNAGPRTYLGLGINGFPNLFIVTGPGSPSVLTNMILAAEQHVDWIADAIAYLDANELTTIEPSAEAVEGWLEECSRRASATLFPSANSWYMGANIPGKTRIFMPFIGGFGVYSDICAEVASAGYRGFETASVVRA